The following are from one region of the Lytechinus variegatus isolate NC3 chromosome 4, Lvar_3.0, whole genome shotgun sequence genome:
- the LOC121413223 gene encoding uncharacterized protein LOC121413223: MESAKNRSANWHHSERSYLLELVQDRAHIFANRANDALNNKRKNLAWDEVCSAIIARYGNKWTTGQIKTKWKQLRSQAKKEYGEWKRRSRMTGGGPPPDPPSSVTLLIKEILPSDFIQLSNPYDDDAGLNNEAVTALEFLSHGGLTTGDDCLQQDEQNSLHPSTSHKPVVAATRQDEQNSLHPSTSHKPVLASTSQANMQNSSLPSTTQNGDIETTRQDTTRKLQPRGEKRRSTIPHQPKTRPKHPHIHSSEERLVELAEEEHQIRLEYMRIEHEYRMEILKVQKKTEEVKLKAALAAYSED, translated from the exons ATGGAGTCTGCAAAAAACAGATCTGCCAACTGGCATCACAGCGAGCGATCGTATCTTCTGGAGCTCGTGCAGGACCGTGCCCACATCTTTGCTAATAGAGCAAATGATGCTctaaacaacaaaagaaaaaaccTAGCTTGGGATGAGGTTTGTTCTGCAATTATTGCCAGATATGGGAACAAGTGGACCACCGGGCAAATAAAGACCAAGTGGAAACAACTTCGCAGCCAGGCAAAAAAGGAGTATGGCGAGTGGAAGAGACGCTCCCGTATGACGGGAGGAGGGCCACCTCCAGATCCTCCTTCATCAGTAACTCTATTAATCAAGGAGATTCTCCCAAGTGACTTTATCCAGTTATCTAACCCATATGACGATGATGCCGGGTTGAATAATGAGGCTGTCACAGCCCTGGAATTTCTAAGCCATGGAGGTCTGACCACAGGCGATGATTGTTTGCA GCAAGACGAACAGAACAGTCTCCATCCATCAACAAGTCATAAACCAGTTGTTGCAGCAACAAG GCAAGACGAACAGAACAGTCTCCATCCATCAACAAGTCATAAACCAGTTCTTGCATCAACAAG TCAAGCAAACATGCAGAACAGTTCCCTTCCATCCACAACTCAGAATGGAGACATTGAAACAACAAG GCAAGACACAACTCGAAAACTTCAACCTCGTGGAGAGAAGAGGCGATCAACCATTCCCCACCAACCAAAAACTAGACCCAAACATCCACATATCCATTCAAGCGAGGAGAGACTCGTTGAACTGGCAGAGGAAGAGCACCAGATACGACTTGAATACATGAGGATAGAACATGAGTATAGGATGGAAATCCTTAAAGTTCAAAAGAAGACTGAAGAGGTGAAGCTAAAGGCTGCTCTTGCCGCATATTCCGAGgactaa